The Lytechinus pictus isolate F3 Inbred chromosome 10, Lp3.0, whole genome shotgun sequence genome includes a window with the following:
- the LOC129269913 gene encoding N-acetyllactosaminide beta-1,6-N-acetylglucosaminyl-transferase-like translates to MIVARKARRVSSRLSLSLSWPSCASMLWTAMAIIVLFVIQHQVYRKYHTANNSEKEISGKNSINGSIFGPNKSYVYDALRTEKVDAQQPNSSNLQVKAKKLFYEGKWNSSFVSSYHKHYPVDCTAIIRGEHQSITKATEMLKINGRKIPTDVEVKNWTSDCEHYRSQRRYPVFPRSKEEAEFPIAYIIVTHSESSQLERLLRAVYQLQNVYCIHPDAKSPSLFQESVGSLAECLPNVFIASKTVKVNYAHSSRLQADINCMSDLLQRPEPWNYVLNLCAQDFPLKTNLEIVHQLKAFQGYNDIPGILAPDWFDHRTRIHHEFRNNMMVKMKDVPKPPPPQDFRFFFGNAYYAATKEFVHFVIHNQTAIDLLKYSEDTFSPDEHYWVTLHRIPGVPGGYTKSSWNSTVRFIHWKSTSHSPECVGKYVRNICIFGAGYVRHLAHARHLFANKFQMSFDPIAIQCMEQLLDYRNANPEAIKDYVPEFPATDMFGLN, encoded by the coding sequence ATGATCGTCGCAAGGAAAGCTCGTAGAGTGAGCAGTCGACTCTCCTTGAGTCTATCATGGCCTTCATGTGCATCTATGTTATGGACGGCCATGGCAATTATTGTGCTTTTTGTCATTCAACATCAAGTTTACCGAAAATACCATACAGCTAACAACTCAGAAAAAGAAATTTCAGGCAAAAACTCGATTAATGGTTCGATCTTTGGTCCAAACAAAAGTTATGTGTATGATGCGTTGAGAACAGAAAAGGTGGATGCGCAACAGCCAAATAGTTCTAATCTCCAGGTGAAAGCTAAAAAGCTCTTTTATGAGGGGAAATGGAACTCATCCTTTGTTTCTTCTTATCATAAACACTATCCTGTTGATTGTACAGCCATAATACGAGGAGAGCATCAGtctattaccaaggcaacagaGATGTTGAAGATAAATGGAAGAAAGATACCAACAGATGTTGAAGTCAAGAATTGGACCAGTGACTGTGAGCATTACCGTAGTCAACGAAGGTATCCGGTATTCCCACGATCAAAGGAAGAAGCAGAGTTTCCAATTGCATACATTATAGTCACCCACTCAGAATCCTCACAACTTGAAAGATTACTCCGTGCAGTATATCAGCTACAGAATGTATACTGTATCCATCCAGATGCAAAGTCACCGTCACTATTTCAGGAGTCTGTAGGATCCCTAGCTGAATGCTTGCCAAATGTTTTCATTGCCTCAAAGACAGTCAAGGTGAATTATGCTCATTCAAGTCGTCTTCAAGCAGATATCAATTGCATGTCAGATCTCCTGCAAAGACCAGAACCTTGGAACTATGTCTTGAACCTTTGTGCACAAGATTTTCCACTCAAAACCAATCTGGAGATCGTTCATCAGTTGAAGGCTTTCCAAGGATATAATGACATCCCTGGTATCCTAGCACCAGATTGGTTTGATCATCGGACTCGCATACACCATGAATTCCGAAATAACATGATGGTCAAGATGAAGGATGTCCCAAAGCCACCACCTCCGCAAGACTTCCGGTTCTTCTTTGGCAATGCCTACTACGCTGCAACTAAGGAGTTTGTCCATTTTGTCATCCACAACCAAACAGCTATTGACTTATTGAAATACAGTGAAGACACTTTCAGTCCTGATGAACACTACTGGGTGACACTCCACAGGATACCTGGTGTTCCTGGAGGGTACACCAAGTCATCTTGGAATAGCACTGTCAGGTTTATCCACTGGAAGAGCACTTCCCATTCACCTGAATGTGTTGGTAAATATGTGAGAAACATCTGCATCTTCGGAGCAGGATATGTTCGACATCTGGCCCATGCTCGTCACCTCTTTGCAAATAAGTTCCAAATGTCGTTTGATCCCATTGCTATTCAATGTATGGAACAGTTGTTGGATTACAGAAATGCTAACCCAGAGGCTATCAAAGACTATGTTCCAGAATTCCCTGCAACTGATATGTTTGGACTGAATTAA